The Emys orbicularis isolate rEmyOrb1 chromosome 4, rEmyOrb1.hap1, whole genome shotgun sequence genomic sequence ggctgtgtccacacttggAGCTGGGCCTGTGACTGCAAGCTCATGTAGACGTGCTCGCATTAGATCTCATTGAGCGAGGGCACTAAAAAACAGTAATGTAGCCTGTCCAGCGGCACGGACTAGTTGTTCCAAGTCTGAACCCAGGGGGTTTTGGGAGGGTATGTACTCAGGGCTGCTACCCAGTGGCACCacttgctgctgcctgtgctaccgtGGCTATAGtactatttttagtgagctagtttgatgagagctagtgcaaaAATGTCTACTCGAGATAGACACCCCCATCTCCAAGTGTAGAGGTAGCCACAGCCTGCAGCCAATACCCAACCACCTTGCGTTTGCAACTAGAGAAACCTCTGTTAATCTGCCAGGGTTAGCTCTGGCTTGGCCACACAGCTTGGGCACATTGTCTGCAGCTGTTGCACCTAAAGGGGCTTGATTGCTCCTTTTGTTAAGCCTGAAAGAGGGTGCTTGGCACATCCATGGGCTGTAATGAGGTCTGTGGTTGCACTTGGATCTAAGACCCACCTGCTGGCAGCCATTCCCCATTGGCAGTCTTGCCCCATTGGAACTTTGTAACAATTCTTCTTCAGTGTGTGAGTCTTGAACACAAGGATAATATGATGAATGGTGGCATCCGAAGAGGAGAGTGATAATATTAGAGAAATGTCACAAGAGAACAAATCAATGAGATTGGGGCCACAAAAGGATCATCTCAAGACAACAAATGTTTGCACCATTGTACTTACACATCCAGCTAAGAAGGACCCAGCCACCAGTTGGACACAGTCTCAGGGACATGATGGCTGTACAGAGCAGTGGATTACTGCAGGCCACATACCTGTCATACACCATCACAGCCACCAGGAGGCACTCCATCATCACCAAAGTCCTGAGAAACCAGAGCTGAGTCATGCAGGCAGCAGAAGAAATGGCTTTCCTCTCCGCTTACAAGTCCGCCAGCATCCTTGGGGGTGAGGCATGTGGAAATAAAGACATCTACAAAAGCCAGGTTAGTGAGGAAAAAGCACATAGGAGTGTAAACCTGAGTGCTGCTGCTGATTAACGTGATCATACCGAGATTCCCTAAACACTGACAGCTCAGACTATTAAAAACCATACGAAAAGGGTGACATCAAACTCTGGACAATTGATGAATCCTGTGAAAAATTAATTCAGTCATTTCTTTGGTGAATGGTTATTGTGTGAAGAGCACAGATAACAACAATCAAACGGCTGCGGTGAATTTAATTTCAGTCAGATCCCTGAGAATTAAGCAATCCAGTACTATTATAACCTTCCCTAGGGAAGCTGACCTGCTCTGTAACTCTTTCTCGAGGGACACAGGCACAAGCCACTGGCTGATGCTATTGGTGTGAGCTGTGGCTAAATCCCCGGCCCTGCCTTGAAAATCTCAATTGAGGGTTCCAGGTTTTGACAATATTAAATGTGGGGCACCTGAAGAAATGCATTAAAATGAGTGAAATGTACAAAAATGGGTCATTTCCAAATGCTTCAAACTCTCTCTTTACTCAAGGACTTTACTTCAGCAAGATTATTTGAACTCCTTCAAAAGGACCCATTGTTGTTTTCATActaacttaggctaggtctacactacagcgggggtccgacctaagatacgcaacttcagctacgtgaataccgtagctgaagttgcgtattttaggtcggcttacctagcggtgaggacgcgggaaagtcgaccgctgccgcgctgccgccgactccgctgccgcctcctgccgaggtggatttccggagtcgacggcagagcgatcagggatcgattttaccgcgtcttcactagtagtgaagacaaagccacagATGTTCACTCATCAGAAGTTATCACCGTTTGCTCATAAATTTACCTCCCTAGGGAAAAAAACTCAGTTCTATGACCCTTTTCAAAGCGTTCTTcacctctttgttcctcaggctgtagatcaaGGGGTTCAACATGGGGGTCACCATCGTATAGAACACTGAGACCACTTTTTCCTGACCCCGTGAATGTTTGGTGTTGGGCTGCATATAGATAAATAGAGCAGTGCCATAGAATATGGTGACGATCGTCAAGTGGGAGGTGCAGGTGTTGAACCCTTTGCGCTTCCCCTCGGTGGACCTGATCTTTAGGATGGTGGAGAGGATGAAAACATAGGAGATGAAGATAATCAGGCTGGTGAACACCCCAGTCACACAAGCCACGGCCAAAAGGATCATGTGATAGATGCTGGTATCGGAGCAAGAGAGTGATAACAGCGGGGAGATGTCACAGAAGAACAGGTCAATGACATTGGGGCCACAGAAGGATAATTTTAACGTGGTAATAGTTTGGATCATTCCATTTACAAACCCAGCTAGGAATGACCCAGCCACCAGCTGGATACAGAGTCTCGGGGACATGAGAGCTGTATAAAGCAGGGGGTTACAGATGGCCACGTAACGGTCGTACGCCATAACAGCCAGGAGGAAAGACTCAGTAACCCCAAAGAAACTGACAAAACAGTATTGACATACACATGCAGCATAAGATATGACTTTCCTCTCTGCTATCACGTCAGCTAAGAACTTGGGAGTGATGAATGTGGAATACCAGAAATCTACAAAAGCCAAATTActgaggaaaaagtacatgggaATGTGTAGCTGAGAATCCAGCCTGATTAGCATGATCATCCCAAGATTCCCCAGCAGGGTAACCACATAGATTACTAGGAACACCACAAAGAGGGTGATCTGAAACTCTGGACGATCTGTGAATCCTGAGAAAATGAATTCTGTTGCTTCAGTGCAATTTGACCAGGTCATTTCTATGGTGCACAGTCCCTGTATGAAGAACACAgatgaaaaatattaattaacTGCCGTGACTCACTTGCAGTTGACACACCGAGACCTGAGATGTGTAGCACCATTCTACCTTCCACAATCTCCAGACTGGCATCTCACCTAGTGTTATTTCGGCACACAGAGACAAAATAAAGTATCGTCTGCAGCCTCCCACCCCTAGAGTCTTTGCAGGACACAGGCGGTAGGCAGCAAAGGAGGGGGGCACAGactagctcaagtggcagaataGATGGACAAAGTGACCGAGGCAGAGGACCCAAGATAGAGTGTGAGATGAAAGAATCAGACCATTggataaatatatttaacattttcTTCCTTCAGCAAATTTCAAAACCCTGTTTGGAAAAAAGAACCGTTTGTAAAAACACCCTAAACGCTAGAGTGTGCGGAGGAAACAAAACAGCGGaagtcaaaagaaaagaaaaggggacGTTGGCTTGTAAATAATACGTTGATTGAAACTAGCAACACGAAGAACGTGTTTTGTGTGGACTGCTCTGTCAGGGGACCTGTGTCACATGATCAGATCAACACACAGTTATTCCTCCCCTTATGCAAAGCCTATCAAAGCACAGCCATCACACCTACACCATCCGAGACACCGGATTGCCCATATCCGCACGCCCTTTAAATAAACACTTGGCACCAGGTTGTTGTCTCATGTACAAAAAGCCTTATGTTTAAGGGGCCTGGTTCCACCATCTCAAACACCAGTTGGGTCAATGATTTATTTGTTTCTTCAATCCCCACAACTTGGCCCGTATAACATCCCTTCATGAGCTGCTTAATTTTGAGTGTTGACAAGGCCTGATTCAAGGGACCTTTAAGGGCATCCATCTTTAATCAACAGGCCATTTTGAACTGCCCATCATCCTCTTTGATACAACAGTTGTGCAACTGTCAATGGTTTAGGGAGAAGTGAACGCTTCAGAAGTCCATTGGTCTCTCTGCGGAACTTCTGTTTGGGTCGTCGCAGGACGAGGGTGGTTGGGAAAAGGAAAGGAGGTAGGATGAAAATCTTTGCAACCTTAGTTTTGTATTTTAGGTTTTATACTTGTTGATAAGTACCAAAACCAAAAGGCATCTGTTCTTCTGACAATAGGCTTGTTTTCTTGTGTTGGGGGGTAGTTGTATGGGCAGTGAGAAATCTGACCCAACACAAAGTACCCCTGAACCACACAGTTCTCCCCTTTTCTTCAAGTCTCCTCTTAAATAATATCCTCTTCCACTTTAATTGTACCTTTTAactctccctcactccctctgcattaggaattttgttttcagtaattTCTCATTTCTCTCATTTACTGGAATGTATTATTTAAtgttaaaaacaacaaagagtaTCTAGGGTTACAGCTTGCGGAAGAGCAAAATATAAGGTGTTAAATAAGACCAGAAAATTAATAATTTAGGGCCCTTTCAATGTGATGATAAAGCAAAAAATGTAATTGTTCTCTGAAGATTCTGCTACAAAATATCACGATTCTTttgttacttttatttatttcctaTATCTGATAGTTCGTGAAAAAGAGCTTAGGGAAAAAATGGCAAAACAATGAGGGGaaagaggataggacaagaagcaatgggcttacattgcagcaagggcggttgtcagggtggttaaccgctggaataacttgcccagggaggttgtggaatctccatcattggagatttctaagagcaggttagacaaacacctgtcagggatggtctagataatacttagtcctaccacgagtgcagggggctggactagatgacctctggaggtcccttccagtcctacgagtctatgattctatgaaatacttGCCCATGCTAAATTATGACAAGTAACAAAGAAGGCATATAAAATTGTTTCACTGGAAAACAGATTTCAGACAGTTAGCAATGCTCCCTTAAAATCCAGGCCAGCTCTCTGATCCCATGCCCTGTGTTTCCCGTtaaacttttaaaacttttggattagtttagtttttaaaactttatttgctATTATTACTTCAAGTCAGAGGGCGCTGCTGCACCCCAAGCACAGCTATGTCTAATGCCCCTGACTGGACCCAAGCTTCCTCCACAAAATCCTCCCCCTCATCCTCTGCTGACATGCTCTGCCCATGGCACGGGGTCTCTTGGCAGCAGAACCTCACCTTCCCCTGCAGAGGAGCCATCACGTGGAGCAGCcccatctcccaccccccaaatcagCCATGCACATTGCACCCCCTGCTCCTGGCCAGAATGACACCGGCCTTACTCCGACTGCACGGCAGTCACCAAGCCAGTGGGATTAAGGTCACTGGAAGCATCCAGTCAACAGAGAGGGAGAAGgtgggacattaggaaaaacttcctgtcagggtggttaagcacaggaataacttgcccagggaggttgtggaatctccgtcattggagatttctaagagcaggttagacaaacacctgtcagggatggtctagataatacttagtcctgccttgagtgcaggggactggactagatgacctctcgagatcccctccagccctatgattctatgatatcacAAGGAGCTCTTCACCGGGGGGGCACCTGCCTGAGCACTGGGCAGGGAAAGGGACACACACCTCCCTACCCTCGGCATTCAGCTCCACTgtaccccccaccacacacacacacacacacacacacactgcccactgcacaccaaacacacacacacagattgccccctagacacacacacatagacacacacacacagtgctccaAACACAGAGTGTGCACCCACACATGCACTTTCTTGCTTGTGTAAGACACCTGCCAGCCCCTCACCCTCTTCATTCATCATGCCCATCACGGTGGTATCTAGGCACTGTCtacaaaaagaattagaaaacaaaatTTCCTCTATAGCAtcatactccccccccccaacctgtccTACCCATAGGCACTGGATTGAGACTAATTCATTTCAACACAGGTCACACAAAGCGGGCTCTGAGCTGCTCTTGGAGCCACCTTCCCTGGTGCCAGAGCTCAGCCACTGGTTCAGTGTTCCTGTGGCTACTCGGGGGGCAGCACTCCCTGCCTGCAAACATAGGGAGAAGGTGCAATGGTTTGGGGGGTTTCTTTGTTTCATTCTTAGCTAAGAGTGCCTCACTTAGGTTGCACTAACCCTCAGtgtaattcttccattgacctagctactgcctctcggagatgtggattaactacatcgatGGAAAACCCCTTTCCATCAATGTGGAAAGAGTCTACACTATGGCGCTGCTGCAGCACCATAGATGAGTCACTGTAGTGGCTTTAGACTAGACATTCCTTGAATCGATgctggatttcccccttcccattaaggctctttttctctccttttcctgtcACTTCTCCCTCACTTGGTAAAGCTCTTTCCTTGTTTCGATCGGTAAATAGGTGCAGAAAAGTTAAAATTTCTCCTCTCAGGATAattccttcctccccttcccacaaATGGCACACTCTCATTTCAACTAAAGGCAGAAATGCTCTGAAACTGACCTGTTGGCCCATGACTTGGTGGTAcctctttgttttttcttccttcacTTATAATGAATTGAGAAGAATGGAAGCAGGACCTGGTCAAAAACATAAAATCAGACTAAGAGTCGAACCTTTCCCTGTTTGCTAACCACACCAATGTTACCCTTAATACCTCTGCTTCCCGGGGTAGCGGAGGTTAAATTTGGCTTTGATGACTTTGGGATTTGCTCCCTGGAGCCTCTTAGCTCCCAGGACAACAGGTGCGCAGAGCACATGCAATTAATGTTGTTGCCATGTCTTTCCTGGTACACagagggccagctcctcagctggtctgGATCTCCCTTGAAGTCTTTTTAATATGATGCTAGAATGAGGTGAATGTATTCCACTTCATTTGTTGGTCACCTCTCCAAAAGTCTTTTTAAGTAAGTTCCCAGCATTGGTCTATATACATTCCAGATAGAAAAGTCTGGCCCATGGTCTCAGTTACCCTGGCGTAACTCCAGAGGAACACTGATAATTTCAGTAGAGTTAATCAGGATTCCCATTGATGTAGCCTAGCTCAGAATCACACCATCTCACAGCATATTCCAGTGTAATGTGTACCAGACTCTTGTACATAAGATTTGGGTTGTGCTCTCAACACTGCTCATCCCCAACTGGGCAAttttgggcaaatcccttaaaCACCTTATATCTCAGTTACTCTATCTTGAAAATGAATTATATGAAATTTGCACTCctctataaagtgctttgagacctctAGATTATAAATGCTGTATGCTATTGTTATTATGTCACACCTTCAGTTCTGCAGCAATTGTATAAACTCTTTTCCACAGTTTCTTTTCCTCTTCACCTGTATTAATCCTAGTTTCAGGCTTTGGTCTAGGCATCAGAGCTATACAAAGAACTCACACCTAAGGCTCTACCTCTGGTAGTTTCATGAACAAGAGAATCAGATGCTGCTTTTCAACAGGACAGCGCAGAGCACTAACCTCTAGGTCACAGGGCCTAATGATGCTGAATGGAATtattttttcctgcagaaaattctGACTTTTAATTGAAGGGGTGGGGAGACCAAAAACCTCTCTGAGCTACATGGTGGCCCCTTGGGCCTCTCAGAGGGATGTGGATGCTACCTGCAATGCTCAGTAAATATGGGAATTCCGGTATTTAATTTTTGCATCATATGGCGCTGGTCCGCCTGTCCATAGGGAAGCTAACATGGTCTGTTACCTTGTAGACTGTGGCATGCAGAAAGCTCTCTAGACCCGCAGGCACAAGAGACGGGTTGATGGCATTGGTGTGAAGTGTGGCTAACTTCCCAACCCTGCTTTCAAAATCTCCATCTAGGGTTCCACGTTTTGTCAACATTGAACTAGAGGGACCTGAAGAAATGTGTCAAAAAtcagtgaaaatgttaaaaaatggcCCATGGTAAAATGCTTCAAACTCTTCCCATGCTCGATGGATTCACTTAAACAAGTCTGTCGGAATTGCTTCAAATATTGCTGAGAGTGTCAAAATGCCAAAAAAGGTTGGCAGAGAGGAAATTACTATTTTGTATTATCATTTATTAGTTTTCTATTGTGGTTATGTCTAACATTCACTGCTGTTTTCACACAAATACAGGGATTCTCTATCACCATTTGCTCACAAAATTGCTAGagggaaacatttcatttccatGACCCTATTCAGAGCGTTCTTCGTCTCCTCGTTCCTCAGGCTATAGCTCAGGGGATTCAACATGGGGGTCACCACTGTGTAGAACAGTGAAACCACTTTGTCCTGACCCCATGAATGTTTGGTGTTGGACTGAATATGGTGATGACCGTCAAGTGGGAGGTGCAAGTGTTGAACCCTTTGTGCCTCCCCTTGGCGAAGCAGATATTCAGGATGGTGGAGAGGATGAAAACATAGGAGATGAGGATAATCAGGCTGGTGAACACCCCAAACAAACACGCCATGGCCAGAAGTACCAGGCAGTAGTTGCTGGTATCGGAGAAGGAGAACAATAACAGCGGGGAGATGTCACAGAAGAACAGGTCAATGACATTGGGGCCACAGAAGGATCAATTTAACATGATAATTGCTGGTATCATTCCATTTACAAACCCAGCAAGGAATGACCCAGCCACCAGCTGGGGACACGATGGCTGTATAGAGCAGAGGGTTACAGATGGCCAGAAATCTACC encodes the following:
- the LOC135877287 gene encoding olfactory receptor 5J3-like; this encodes MTWSNCTEATEFIFSGFTDRPEFQITLFVVFLVIYVVTLLGNLGMIMLIRLDSQLHIPMYFFLSNLAFVDFWYSTFITPKFLADVIAERKVISYAACVCQYCFVSFFGVTESFLLAVMAYDRYVAICNPLLYTALMSPRLCIQLVAGSFLAGFVNGMIQTITTLKLSFCGPNVIDLFFCDISPLLSLSCSDTSIYHMILLAVACVTGVFTSLIIFISYVFILSTILKIRSTEGKRKGFNTCTSHLTIVTIFYGTALFIYMQPNTKHSRGQEKVVSVFYTMVTPMLNPLIYSLRNKEVKNALKRVIELSFFP